The following proteins come from a genomic window of Deltaproteobacteria bacterium:
- a CDS encoding respiratory nitrate reductase subunit beta produces the protein MVLDLNKCIGCQTCTIACKKLWNKDTGTGYAYWNNVETLPGAGYPRGWGESGGRTPDGGVKAGRIPTLDDDYGRAWTFNHDEVRKRAGEGEGKPWLRPNEKPHWGANWDEDRGAGEYPQDNHYFYLPRLCNHCTHPACLDACPRHAIEKRDEDGIVLVDQDRCHGYRFCVEACPYKKVYFDPLRQVSTKCIFCLPRIEEGVAPACARQCPGRLRFVGYLDDEAGPIWKLVHKHRVALPLHPEFELGPNVFYVMPMSPPKLDAQGRPTDEPRIPTRYLVSLFGERVPEVLATLEAERAKRRSGEPSELMDLLIAYDWNQNFALGPRKREVL, from the coding sequence ATGGTGCTCGACCTGAACAAGTGCATCGGCTGCCAGACGTGCACGATCGCCTGCAAGAAGCTCTGGAACAAGGACACCGGCACGGGCTATGCGTACTGGAACAACGTCGAGACGCTCCCCGGCGCCGGCTATCCGCGCGGTTGGGGCGAGAGCGGCGGCCGCACGCCCGACGGCGGAGTGAAGGCGGGCCGGATCCCGACGCTCGACGACGACTACGGGCGCGCCTGGACCTTCAATCACGACGAGGTGCGAAAGCGCGCAGGCGAGGGCGAGGGCAAGCCGTGGCTGCGCCCGAACGAGAAGCCCCACTGGGGCGCGAACTGGGACGAGGATCGCGGCGCCGGCGAGTACCCGCAGGACAACCACTACTTCTACCTGCCGCGCCTGTGCAACCACTGCACGCACCCGGCCTGCCTCGACGCCTGTCCGCGTCATGCGATCGAGAAGCGCGACGAGGACGGAATCGTGCTGGTCGATCAGGATCGCTGCCACGGCTACCGCTTCTGCGTCGAAGCGTGCCCGTACAAGAAGGTCTACTTCGATCCGCTGCGGCAGGTCTCGACCAAGTGCATCTTCTGTCTGCCGCGAATCGAGGAGGGCGTCGCGCCGGCGTGCGCGCGGCAGTGCCCGGGGCGACTGCGCTTCGTCGGCTATCTCGACGACGAAGCCGGGCCGATCTGGAAGCTCGTCCACAAGCACCGCGTTGCGCTTCCGCTGCACCCCGAGTTCGAGCTCGGCCCGAACGTCTTCTACGTCATGCCGATGAGCCCGCCCAAGCTCGATGCGCAGGGGCGTCCCACCGACGAGCCGCGAATTCCGACCCGCTACCTGGTGAGCCTGTTCGGCGAGCGCGTGCCGGAGGTGCTCGCGACGCTCGAAGCCGAGCGGGCCAAACGCCGCAGCGGAGAGCCGAGCGAGCTCATGGATCTTCTGATCGCCTACGACTGGAACCAGAACTTCGCGCTCGGCCCGCGCAAGCGGGAGGTGCTCTGA
- a CDS encoding twin-arginine translocation signal domain-containing protein: protein MTVASGSRFTWLDRRRFLKLSGMAAAATAVGGLPLLHLREEAIAAELPAGSVARDPTKLGSWQDLYRQRWSWDHVAKGTHGWLNCRSACNFDLYVKDGIVVREEQTASYTASEPGVPDFNPRGCQKGACYTEVMYGPSRLTVPLKRVGPRGGGQWQQISWDDALREIAEKLVTIAEKDGTDSIIHDLGPHFDQGPTTAGRVRFFGLAGATLSDDWAEIGDLNHGATITFGFPHVGGSSDEWFLSDYLVVWMMNPAVTQIPDAHFLFEAKYNGAELVVIDPQYSATAVHADQWIPIRPGADAALALATARHIWNTGRIDLDYVREQTDLPILVRLDTGRFLNEADLLEAGRRELVYVWDAKAGAPVAAPGAPTNTDQPRLGGGALAPPIEGRFSVKLRDGSETVVVPVGSLLREHLEPWSFEASAEVTGLAPEQIEKFAEGFARAKRPMVLSSWGSNRFFHSDQMNRAKILCLSLKGAVGRKGSGYHSTGWIETGGLGIGSHTGMRGRLELFMHLDMSTLFDLAVERVRGRISTQLAVWDLAAEMTEELACVGNAASLNLGYQGIAGDLDREQANLYPRPLTDYDREAREKGWMPRFPTKAARAWVTGGNNVLRRSNLPQRSLEHLWPALDLVVDVNPKFTFTGMHADYLLPAAGYYEKRGIKYTVAYIPYLHYCDAAVPPVGDSKDEWEIFWRLAQQVQRVARERGTPVLPGCGKLEVDLTTIGDRFSYHGEFGPKDTDKVMQHILDSSGTTQGMTVAGLERTGVEKFKGAGGPGGQAQLWNDSWKGDGVLRACTHFTEEKWPWPTRTGRQQFYVDHPWFLQAGEALPSHIESPKAGGDLPFQLISCHARWSIHSVWRDDPMLLRLQRGEPALYLNPRDAERLGIADGEWAELENRFGLVFMRVKHSSMVRPGVAYYFHAWEPHQFPKHESYKFVTPGLMNPLHFAGGEGQLRWRFGVWAPGTQVQDTRVAIRPRRADAVDAIRAAQES from the coding sequence ATGACCGTCGCCAGTGGCTCGCGCTTCACGTGGCTCGACCGACGCCGCTTCCTGAAGCTCTCCGGCATGGCGGCGGCCGCGACCGCGGTGGGCGGACTTCCGCTCCTGCATCTCCGCGAAGAGGCGATCGCGGCCGAGCTCCCGGCGGGAAGCGTCGCGCGCGATCCGACCAAGCTCGGCAGCTGGCAGGATCTCTACCGGCAGCGCTGGAGCTGGGACCACGTCGCGAAGGGAACGCACGGCTGGCTGAACTGCCGCAGCGCGTGCAACTTCGACCTGTACGTGAAGGACGGGATCGTCGTCCGCGAGGAGCAGACCGCGAGCTACACCGCCTCGGAGCCCGGTGTTCCCGATTTCAATCCGCGCGGCTGTCAGAAGGGCGCCTGCTACACCGAGGTCATGTACGGCCCGAGCCGACTCACCGTTCCGCTGAAGCGCGTAGGCCCGCGCGGCGGCGGTCAGTGGCAGCAGATCTCCTGGGACGACGCGCTGCGCGAGATCGCGGAGAAGCTGGTGACGATCGCCGAGAAGGACGGCACCGACAGCATCATCCACGATCTCGGCCCCCACTTCGACCAGGGCCCGACCACCGCCGGGCGGGTGCGCTTCTTCGGCCTGGCCGGAGCCACGCTCTCCGACGACTGGGCGGAGATCGGCGATCTGAACCACGGCGCTACGATCACGTTCGGCTTTCCCCACGTCGGCGGAAGCTCCGACGAGTGGTTCCTCTCCGACTATCTCGTCGTCTGGATGATGAACCCGGCCGTGACTCAGATCCCCGACGCTCACTTCCTGTTCGAGGCGAAGTACAACGGCGCCGAGCTGGTGGTGATCGATCCGCAGTACAGCGCCACCGCCGTGCACGCGGATCAATGGATTCCGATCCGGCCCGGGGCCGACGCGGCCCTGGCGCTGGCGACCGCGCGGCACATCTGGAACACCGGCCGCATCGATCTGGACTACGTCCGCGAGCAGACCGACCTGCCGATCCTGGTGCGACTGGACACCGGCCGCTTCCTGAACGAGGCGGATCTGCTCGAGGCCGGGCGACGCGAGCTGGTGTACGTCTGGGACGCGAAGGCGGGCGCTCCGGTCGCCGCCCCGGGCGCTCCGACCAACACGGATCAGCCGCGGCTCGGCGGCGGCGCGCTCGCTCCGCCGATCGAGGGCCGCTTCAGCGTGAAGCTTCGCGATGGCAGCGAGACCGTGGTCGTTCCCGTCGGCTCTCTGCTCCGCGAGCACCTCGAGCCGTGGAGCTTCGAGGCCAGCGCAGAAGTGACCGGACTCGCCCCCGAGCAGATCGAGAAGTTCGCCGAGGGCTTCGCGCGCGCGAAGCGGCCGATGGTGCTGTCGAGCTGGGGCTCGAACCGCTTCTTCCACTCCGACCAGATGAACCGCGCGAAGATCCTCTGCCTGTCGCTGAAGGGCGCGGTGGGACGGAAGGGCTCGGGCTACCACTCCACGGGCTGGATCGAGACGGGCGGGCTCGGCATCGGGTCGCACACCGGCATGCGCGGGCGGCTCGAGCTCTTCATGCACCTCGACATGAGCACGCTCTTCGACCTCGCGGTCGAGCGCGTGCGCGGTCGGATCAGCACGCAGCTCGCCGTCTGGGACCTCGCCGCGGAGATGACCGAGGAGCTGGCGTGCGTGGGAAACGCCGCGAGCCTGAATCTCGGCTACCAGGGAATCGCCGGAGATCTCGACCGCGAGCAGGCGAACCTCTATCCGCGTCCGCTCACCGACTACGACCGCGAGGCGCGCGAGAAGGGCTGGATGCCGCGCTTCCCGACCAAGGCGGCCCGCGCCTGGGTGACCGGCGGCAACAACGTGCTTCGCCGCTCCAATCTTCCGCAGCGCTCGCTCGAGCACCTCTGGCCCGCGCTGGACCTGGTGGTCGACGTGAATCCCAAGTTCACGTTCACCGGAATGCACGCCGACTACCTGCTGCCCGCCGCCGGCTACTACGAGAAGCGCGGCATCAAGTACACCGTCGCTTACATCCCCTACCTCCACTACTGCGACGCCGCGGTGCCGCCGGTCGGCGACTCGAAGGACGAGTGGGAGATCTTCTGGCGTCTGGCGCAGCAGGTGCAGCGGGTCGCGCGAGAGCGCGGAACGCCGGTGTTGCCCGGCTGCGGGAAGCTCGAGGTCGATCTCACCACGATCGGTGATCGCTTCTCGTACCATGGCGAGTTCGGCCCCAAAGACACCGACAAGGTCATGCAGCACATCCTCGACAGCTCGGGCACGACCCAGGGCATGACCGTCGCGGGGCTCGAGCGCACCGGCGTCGAGAAGTTCAAGGGCGCGGGCGGACCGGGCGGTCAGGCGCAGCTCTGGAACGACTCCTGGAAGGGCGACGGCGTGCTGCGCGCCTGCACCCACTTCACCGAAGAGAAGTGGCCCTGGCCCACGCGCACCGGTCGACAGCAGTTCTACGTCGATCATCCCTGGTTCCTGCAGGCCGGGGAGGCGCTCCCGTCCCACATCGAGAGCCCGAAGGCGGGGGGGGACCTGCCGTTCCAGCTGATCTCGTGTCACGCGCGCTGGAGCATCCACAGCGTCTGGCGCGACGATCCCATGCTTCTGCGACTGCAGCGCGGCGAGCCGGCGCTCTACCTGAACCCGCGCGACGCGGAGCGGCTCGGGATCGCCGACGGCGAATGGGCCGAGCTCGAGAACCGCTTCGGGCTGGTGTTCATGCGCGTGAAGCACTCGTCGATGGTCCGGCCGGGGGTCGCCTACTACTTCCACGCCTGGGAGCCGCACCAGTTTCCGAAGCACGAGAGCTACAAGTTCGTGACGCCTGGGCTGATGAACCCGCTCCACTTCGCGGGCGGCGAGGGCCAGCTGCGCTGGCGCTTCGGCGTCTGGGCGCCGGGCACGCAGGTGCAGGACACGCGGGTCGCGATCCGTCCACGAAGGGCCGACGCGGTCGATGCGATCCGCGCGGCGCAGGAGTCCTAG
- a CDS encoding radical SAM protein, which produces MGQPSDRADQAPGRDSRRAPCRDRRRAERQADRPALGSGRLSRRDGLGRGERPANGALRRVPARGGARAVPPRSGRDRPPAAPAHRRAAVARDGRGRRPRGAVLQRRETAAERLGPDRRRRPAPALGDSEERGRSDRPRADRRPAGAPGAIRDADRRDRAPSLRSLRLGSVPALRVKEIYRSIQGESTREGWPCVFVRTSGCDIRCSYCDEPQAFSGGDLLEIDVVLARVAGLGTRMVELTGGEPLLQKAVPELVRQLCDAGYTVLIETGGHHDISVLDPRAHAIVDVKTPGSGMVARNDLGNLTRLRAGDELKFVLRDRADYDWAVQLIRAHRLENRVPVNLSPVHGVLDPRDLAGWIQEDGLWVRLNLQVHKYVWGAETKGV; this is translated from the coding sequence ATGGGGCAACCGAGTGATCGCGCTGATCAAGCGCCTGGCCGAGACTCCCGGCGAGCACCGTGCCGAGATCGTCGCCGTGCTGAACGGCAAGCCGACCGACCTGCCCTCGGCTCCGGACGTCTATCGCGCCGAGACGGACTGGGTCGCGGAGAACGACCCGCGAATGGTGCACTTCGGCGAGTACCAGCTCGCGGTGGCGCGCGTGCCGTCCCACCTCGATCCGGGCGAGATCGGCCGCCGGCTGCGCCTGCGCACCGGCGCGCGGCTGTCGCTCGCGACGGTCGAGGGCGACGACCTCGTGGTGCTGTCCTGCAACGACGAGAAACGGCCGCTGAACGTCTCGGGCCTGATCGACGCCGTCGGCCAGCACCAGCCCTGGGTGATTCCGAAGAGCGGGGGCGATCGGATCGGCCGCGCGCGGATCGACGGCCTGCCGGAGCACCCGGAGCGATTCGAGACGCTGATCGGCGAGATCGTGCGCCATCGCTCCGTTCTCTACGGCTAGGCTCCGTGCCGGCGCTTCGCGTCAAGGAGATCTACCGCTCGATCCAGGGCGAATCGACCCGCGAGGGCTGGCCGTGCGTCTTCGTGCGCACGTCGGGCTGCGACATCCGCTGCAGCTACTGCGACGAGCCGCAGGCGTTCAGCGGCGGAGACCTGCTCGAGATCGACGTCGTGCTGGCGCGCGTGGCGGGGCTCGGGACGAGAATGGTCGAGCTCACCGGCGGGGAGCCGCTGCTGCAGAAGGCCGTGCCGGAGCTGGTCCGGCAGCTCTGCGACGCGGGCTACACGGTGCTGATCGAGACCGGCGGACACCACGACATCTCGGTGCTCGACCCCCGCGCGCACGCGATCGTCGATGTGAAGACGCCCGGCAGCGGGATGGTCGCGCGAAACGATCTCGGGAATCTCACTCGACTTCGCGCCGGTGACGAGCTGAAGTTCGTGCTCCGGGATCGCGCGGACTACGACTGGGCGGTGCAGCTGATCCGCGCCCATCGGCTGGAGAATCGCGTGCCGGTCAACCTCTCGCCGGTGCACGGCGTGCTCGATCCTCGGGACCTCGCCGGCTGGATCCAGGAGGACGGACTCTGGGTGCGGCTCAATCTGCAGGTCCACAAGTACGTCTGGGGCGCGGAGACGAAGGGCGTCTGA
- a CDS encoding deoxyguanosinetriphosphate triphosphohydrolase, which translates to MPRTRSAIEARENESLAPYAVRARDSRGRIEPEPEHPYRTVFQRDRDRVLHARAFRRLQYKTQVFPYHEGDHFRNRLTHTLEVAQIARTVARALGANEDLVEAIVLAHDLGHPPFGHAGERVLHDLLKGHGGFEHNRQSLRVVDWLEDRSERYPGLNLTAETRAGILKHGSNFPRYAHPVPLPDLGVGPTVEAQIANVCDEIAYHTHDLDDGLRADLLDWDGLAGLALFRRASRLLRDEDDAAERTLRPRVTVILIDLLVSDLIESSAERIERAAPRSSAEACAAAEPLIGLSREIAAEKRELARYLLENFYRNHRVVRMAAKAERILGDLWRAYAADPRQLPPHVLDRARGEPEERAIVDYVAGMTDRFAMDEHDRLFDPHTHV; encoded by the coding sequence CGGTGCGCGCGCGCGACTCGCGCGGCCGGATCGAGCCCGAGCCGGAGCACCCGTATCGCACCGTCTTCCAGCGCGACCGCGATCGCGTCCTTCACGCGCGGGCGTTCCGTCGGCTTCAGTACAAGACGCAGGTCTTCCCGTACCACGAGGGCGATCACTTCCGGAACCGCCTCACACACACCCTCGAGGTCGCGCAGATCGCGCGCACGGTCGCGCGAGCGCTCGGAGCCAACGAGGACCTCGTCGAGGCGATCGTGCTCGCGCACGACCTCGGTCATCCGCCCTTCGGCCATGCGGGTGAGCGGGTGCTCCACGACCTGTTGAAGGGGCACGGCGGCTTCGAGCACAACCGCCAGAGCTTGCGCGTCGTCGACTGGCTCGAGGACCGCTCGGAGCGCTACCCGGGGCTGAATCTCACCGCCGAGACGCGCGCGGGCATCCTGAAGCACGGCTCGAATTTCCCCCGCTACGCGCACCCCGTGCCGCTGCCGGACCTGGGAGTCGGGCCGACCGTGGAGGCGCAGATCGCGAACGTCTGCGACGAGATCGCCTATCACACCCACGACCTCGACGACGGTCTTCGCGCGGATCTGCTGGACTGGGACGGGCTCGCGGGGCTCGCGCTGTTCCGCCGGGCGAGCCGGCTGCTCCGCGACGAAGACGACGCCGCGGAGCGGACGCTCCGCCCCCGGGTCACGGTGATCCTGATCGACCTGCTGGTGAGCGATCTGATCGAGTCCAGCGCCGAGCGGATCGAGCGAGCGGCGCCGAGATCCTCGGCGGAGGCCTGCGCCGCAGCCGAGCCGCTGATCGGACTCTCGCGCGAGATCGCCGCCGAGAAGCGCGAGCTCGCGCGCTACCTGCTCGAGAACTTCTACCGGAACCACCGAGTGGTGCGAATGGCAGCGAAGGCCGAGCGGATCCTGGGGGACCTGTGGCGCGCGTACGCGGCGGACCCCCGCCAGCTGCCGCCGCACGTGCTCGACCGCGCGCGAGGCGAGCCGGAGGAGCGCGCGATCGTGGATTACGTGGCCGGGATGACGGACCGCTTCGCGATGGACGAGCACGATCGGCTCTTCGACCCACACACCCACGTCTAG